A single region of the Gilliamella apis genome encodes:
- the can gene encoding carbonate dehydratase, with product MFDVSDLIRFNHEWSEKIEQEDPDFFKQLAVAQNPKFLWIGCSDSRVPAEKLIKLKPGELFVHRNVGNLVIHTDLNCLSVVQYAVDVLEIEDIIICGHLGCGGIKAAVENPDLGLINNWLLHIRDLWFRYSSLIGEFPADIRLDILCELNVIEQVYNLGHSTVIQSAWQRGKKVNLHGWVYGIDNGKITDLHITSSSSENLEINYREAISYLLNLHKSQ from the coding sequence ATGTTTGATGTTAGCGATCTTATTCGCTTTAATCACGAATGGTCAGAAAAAATAGAACAAGAAGATCCTGATTTTTTTAAACAGCTTGCCGTTGCTCAGAACCCAAAATTTTTATGGATTGGCTGTTCTGATAGTCGAGTGCCCGCTGAAAAATTGATTAAATTAAAACCCGGAGAATTATTTGTTCACCGTAATGTTGGTAATTTGGTTATCCATACCGATCTTAACTGTTTATCTGTCGTGCAATATGCCGTTGATGTACTTGAGATAGAAGATATTATCATTTGTGGACACTTAGGTTGTGGTGGAATTAAAGCTGCAGTCGAAAACCCCGATCTAGGTCTAATTAACAATTGGTTACTACATATTCGCGACTTATGGTTCCGTTATAGTTCTTTAATCGGTGAGTTTCCTGCCGATATTCGTTTAGATATTTTATGTGAGCTTAATGTTATTGAACAAGTTTATAATCTAGGACATTCAACCGTTATTCAATCCGCATGGCAAAGAGGCAAAAAAGTTAATTTACATGGTTGGGTTTATGGGATTGATAATGGCAAGATTACTGACTTACATATTACATCATCAAGTAGTGAAAACCTTGAAATCAATTATCGAGAAGCAATTTCTTATCTGTTAAATTTGCATAAATCACAATAA
- the nrdG gene encoding anaerobic ribonucleoside-triphosphate reductase-activating protein, whose protein sequence is MNYHRYYPVDVVNGEGTRCALFVAGCIHQCPGCYNKSTWGINSGKPFTQSLEDQIIKDLQDTEIKRQGLSLSGGDPLHPQNVPAILKLVKRVKNECDNKDIWLWTGYKLDELTDAQQAVVPYIDVLIDGKFVQELADPKLLWRGSSNQIIHRFK, encoded by the coding sequence ATGAATTATCATCGTTATTATCCTGTTGATGTGGTTAATGGTGAAGGGACTCGTTGTGCACTTTTTGTTGCAGGCTGTATACATCAATGTCCTGGCTGTTATAACAAAAGCACATGGGGAATAAACTCTGGTAAGCCATTTACACAATCACTTGAAGATCAAATTATTAAAGATTTACAAGATACTGAAATAAAACGCCAAGGATTATCGCTTTCTGGTGGTGATCCTTTGCACCCACAAAATGTCCCTGCCATTTTAAAACTGGTCAAACGAGTAAAAAATGAGTGTGATAATAAAGATATTTGGTTATGGACAGGCTATAAGCTTGATGAATTAACCGATGCTCAACAAGCTGTAGTTCCCTATATAGATGTTTTGATTGATGGAAAATTTGTGCAAGAACTGGCTGATCCCAAACTATTATGGCGAGGCAGCAGTAATCAAATTATCCATCGATTTAAGTAA
- the nrdD gene encoding anaerobic ribonucleoside-triphosphate reductase has product MPVVIKRDGCQTAFNETRIKDAIIRAAVAANVNDPDYCAAVARVVTNQMMDRESVDINEIQNVVENQLMSGPYKKLARTYIEYRHDRDRAREERSRLNQDIRGLIEQSNVAILNENANKDSKVIPTQRDLLAGIVARHYAKQYLLPKDISRAHDCGEIHYHDLDYAPFFPMFNCMLIDLDGMLTNGFKMGNAEIEPPKSIATATAVTAQIIAQVASHIYGGTTINRIDEILAKFVTISYQKHKQVAEEWNIPNPEAYAESRTQKECYDAFQSLEYEVNTLHTANGQTPFVTFGFGLGTSWESRLIQESILKVRIKGLGKNHKTAVFPKLVFAIKDGINHKQGDANYDIKQLALECASKRMYPDILNYDKVVEVTGSFKTPMGCRSFLGVYEEDGQQIHDGRNNLGVISLNLPRIAIEAKGDETRFWEILDKRLTLCKKALMTRIARLDGVKARVAPILYMEGACGVRLKEDDNVSEIFKNGRASISLGYIGLHETLNALYGNQTHPFDSETLRNKGVAIVEHLAKAVEQWKKETGYGFSLYSTPSENLCDRFCRLDTSEFGIIPGVTDKGYYTNSFHLDVEKKVNPYEKIEFEKPYPAVASGGFICYGEYPNMINNVKALEDVWDYSYTRVPYYGTNTPIDECYECGYTGEFSCTSKGFVCPSCGNHDSAKVSVTRRVCGYLGSPDARPFNAGKQEEVKRRVKHLDNGQIG; this is encoded by the coding sequence ATGCCCGTAGTAATCAAACGTGATGGTTGTCAGACTGCATTTAATGAGACTCGTATTAAGGATGCTATTATAAGAGCAGCTGTTGCGGCTAATGTTAATGATCCAGATTATTGTGCAGCGGTGGCTCGCGTAGTGACTAATCAAATGATGGATCGTGAAAGTGTGGATATTAATGAAATTCAAAATGTTGTTGAAAATCAACTAATGTCAGGCCCTTATAAAAAATTAGCGAGAACCTATATTGAATATCGACATGATCGTGATCGTGCTCGTGAAGAGCGTAGCCGTTTAAATCAAGATATTCGTGGGCTAATAGAACAAAGTAATGTCGCTATTTTGAATGAAAATGCGAATAAAGATAGTAAAGTTATTCCCACTCAACGTGATTTATTAGCAGGTATTGTTGCTCGACATTATGCGAAACAATATTTATTACCAAAGGATATTTCGCGCGCGCATGATTGTGGTGAAATACATTATCATGACCTTGATTATGCCCCATTTTTCCCAATGTTTAACTGTATGCTAATTGATTTAGATGGCATGTTAACTAATGGTTTTAAAATGGGTAATGCTGAAATTGAACCGCCAAAATCTATTGCAACAGCAACAGCAGTAACAGCTCAAATTATTGCGCAAGTTGCTAGTCATATTTATGGTGGCACCACCATTAATCGTATTGATGAAATTTTAGCAAAATTTGTCACTATTAGTTATCAAAAACATAAGCAAGTTGCTGAAGAATGGAATATCCCAAATCCAGAGGCTTATGCAGAAAGTCGTACCCAAAAAGAGTGTTATGATGCATTTCAATCTCTAGAATATGAAGTAAATACTTTACATACTGCTAATGGACAAACTCCATTTGTTACATTTGGGTTTGGTTTAGGAACAAGTTGGGAATCACGGTTAATTCAAGAATCAATTTTAAAAGTGCGTATAAAAGGGTTAGGTAAAAATCATAAAACTGCGGTATTCCCTAAATTAGTGTTTGCCATTAAAGATGGTATTAATCACAAACAAGGTGATGCTAATTATGATATTAAACAGTTAGCGTTAGAGTGTGCAAGTAAACGTATGTATCCAGATATTTTAAACTACGATAAAGTTGTTGAAGTAACTGGATCATTTAAAACGCCAATGGGATGTCGTAGCTTTTTAGGTGTTTATGAAGAAGATGGTCAACAAATTCATGATGGACGGAATAATTTAGGTGTCATTAGCCTTAACTTACCTCGTATTGCCATTGAAGCTAAAGGTGATGAAACTCGTTTCTGGGAAATTTTAGACAAACGTTTAACACTTTGTAAAAAGGCATTGATGACTCGTATTGCTCGTCTCGATGGTGTCAAAGCTCGTGTTGCTCCTATTTTATATATGGAAGGTGCTTGTGGTGTTCGCTTAAAAGAAGATGACAATGTTTCTGAAATCTTTAAAAATGGCCGTGCATCAATTTCTTTAGGTTATATTGGTCTGCATGAAACTTTAAATGCACTTTATGGTAACCAAACTCATCCATTCGATAGTGAAACCTTACGTAATAAAGGTGTAGCAATCGTTGAACATTTAGCTAAAGCGGTTGAGCAATGGAAAAAAGAGACTGGTTATGGATTTAGTTTATATAGTACACCGAGTGAAAACTTATGCGATCGATTCTGTCGTTTAGATACTTCTGAATTTGGTATTATTCCTGGAGTAACAGATAAAGGTTACTATACTAACAGTTTCCACCTTGATGTTGAGAAAAAAGTAAATCCATATGAAAAAATCGAATTTGAAAAACCTTATCCAGCAGTAGCAAGCGGTGGTTTTATTTGTTATGGCGAATATCCTAACATGATTAATAATGTTAAAGCATTAGAAGATGTTTGGGACTACAGCTATACGCGTGTACCTTATTATGGTACCAATACGCCAATTGACGAATGTTATGAATGCGGTTATACCGGTGAATTTTCATGTACTAGCAAAGGTTTTGTTTGTCCTAGCTGTGGTAATCATGATTCAGCTAAAGTTTCTGTTACTCGTCGTGTTTGTGGATATTTAGGCAGTCCCGATGCTCGTCCATTTAATGCAGGTAAACAAGAGGAAGTCAAACGCCGAGTTAAACATTTAGATAATGGGCAAATAGGCTAA